Proteins encoded within one genomic window of Saccharomyces mikatae IFO 1815 strain IFO1815 genome assembly, chromosome: 15:
- the RRP40 gene encoding exosome non-catalytic core subunit RRP40 (similar to Saccharomyces cerevisiae RRP40 (YOL142W); ancestral locus Anc_3.13), giving the protein MSTFTFPGDKLPVDPILPVKLGPGIYCDPDDQEIRPVNTGILHVSTKGKSGVQAVCIDYSSRRYVPSVNDFVIGIITGTFSDSYKVSLQNFSSSVSLSYMAFPNASKKNRPTLQVGDLVYARVCTAEKELEAEIECFDSTTGRDAGFGLLEDGMTIDVSLNFARQLLFNNDFPLLKVLASHTKYEIAIGLNGKIWVKCDDLSNTLACYRTIMESCEKNDMTTFKDIAKKQFEEVLTVKEE; this is encoded by the coding sequence ATGTCCACATTCACATTTCCGGGCGATAAACTGCCTGTAGACCCTATTTTACCCGTCAAGCTAGGTCCTGGTATATACTGTGATCCCGATGATCAAGAAATACGGCCCGTTAATACAGGTATCTTGCATGTTTCCACTAAGGGCAAAAGCGGTGTTCAGGCTGTATGTATAGACTATTCCAGTAGGAGATACGTACCATCAGTAAACGATTTTGTGATTGGAATAATCACGGGAACGTTTTCAGATAGTTATAAAGTTTCGCTGCAAAATTTCTCATCCAGTGTTTCGTTGTCCTATATGGCATTCCCTAATGcttcgaagaaaaacagACCAACGTTGCAAGTGGGTGATCTAGTATATGCAAGAGTTTGTACAGCAGAAAAGGAACTAGAAGCTGAAATAGAATGTTTTGACTCAACTACGGGACGCGATGCTGGTTTCGGATTATTAGAAGATGGTATGACTATAGACGTAAGTTTGAATTTCGCACGCCAGTTACTTTTTAACAATGACTTTCCCCTATTAAAAGTGTTAGCTTCGCATACCAAGTATGAGATTGCCATCGGTCTCAATGGGAAGATTTGGGTAAAATGCGACGACTTATCTAATACTTTAGCTTGTTATAGAACTATAATGGAGTcttgtgaaaaaaatgatatgACTACGTTCAAGGATATAgcaaaaaaacaattcgAAGAAGTACTCACCGTTAAAGAAGAGTAG
- the PSF3 gene encoding DNA replication protein PSF3 (similar to Saccharomyces cerevisiae PSF3 (YOL146W); ancestral locus Anc_3.4), producing the protein MGYYDIEDVLADGTDFPCKFQYDIPGLGYLENNPGRPITKNTKLNLPLWLARILAIVGGDEVLVDEDPVPFVELLPPDMFSTKVVNAIKTDPVALDLHSINSHFFSLAIKWITLFSEKELANVVSELLLQRAQELNHHASSLSIDLNADSAAKNPTNTNIATSTFLLKLDEMEKDIYRKSHESYKETKKWMFKK; encoded by the coding sequence ATGGGATACTATGACATTGAGGATGTTCTAGCAGATGGGACAGACTTTCCTTGCAAGTTCCAATATGATATTCCGGGCCTTGGATATCTGGAAAACAACCCAGGACGACCCATAACGAAAAACACCAAACTAAATCTACCGTTGTGGTTAGCAAGAATCCTGGCAATTGTAGGCGGTGACGAAGTCCTGGTAGATGAAGATCCTGTACCGTTTGTGGAGCTTTTGCCCCCAGATATGTTTTCTACCAAAGTTGTGAACGCTATCAAGACAGATCCCGTGGCCCTGGACTTACATTCGATAAATTCACATTTCTTTAGCTTGGCCATAAAATGGATAACTTTGTTTAGTGAAAAGGAGTTAGCCAATGTTGTTAGTGAGTTGCTTTTGCAGCGTGCACAAGAACTTAATCATCACGCTAGTAGTTTATCAATTGATCTCAATGCGGATTCGGCAGCAAAAAATCCAACAAATACTAATATAGCAACAAGCACATTCTTGCTGAAACTAGACGAAATGGAAAAGGACATATATAGAAAGTCACACGAATCCTATAAAGAGACCAAAAAGTGGATgtttaaaaaataa
- the NOP8 gene encoding Nop8p (similar to Saccharomyces cerevisiae NOP8 (YOL144W); ancestral locus Anc_3.6): protein MNSLIQKRVFVGNIFQNADDCYSELLDRFGKFGDCKDAQFEKHNHFAFINVKFNDETAFNRLKKSFNNVKFKGNILKIDEAKPNWETSWAEQHAKDIKEDIIQNLKMKKKNWEHYKKMENVAKTWKDHKEVIAGRMREAPRKRGQTRNITFRINVNGSLKVYKCYKTKLWGYERNKELNDLVYKFTNNFWKNGYNHIVDRLDYSRAAKPVRFTNGLKQLTISKDENASDEKTDSEENMSEEEKEKNNVILNDLLKEFDFDKPMPLNDSDEEHLAEQEGKEADAPEDEDVELEKVSEVNVPEEEGALPEETSNKKKEHHDDGQKDQEFIPTFSKEVGQGTISNTETLRNIFNPTETESVSQFKLIEDSDNDIDHGKDVDVNEQEKEVNKSHRSDATSPLSQTSKDKDNKNFLFFPHLQSPFLVGQTQLSKVRASGKETTLSNWDEEFWANRGNWTRDMRRKMKDALKHRKRKQSKNGFLL from the coding sequence ATGAATAGCTTGATTCAAAAGAGAGTTTTTGTCGGCAacatctttcaaaatgcAGACGATTGTTATTCAGAATTACTAGATCGGTTTGGCAAATTTGGTGACTGCAAAGACGCTcagtttgaaaaacatAATCACTTTGCGTTCATTAATGTGAAATTTAACGATGAGACAGCTTTCAACAGGTTGAAAAAGAGCTTTAATAATGTCAAGTTCAAAGGAAACATTTTGAAGATTGATGAAGCAAAGCCAAATTGGGAAACTAGCTGGGCGGAACAACATGCAAAGGACATCAAGGAagatattattcaaaatcttaaaatgaaaaaaaagaattggGAACATTATAAGAAGATGGAAAATGTAGCGAAAACCTGGAAGGATCATAAAGAAGTTATTGCAGGTAGAATGAGGGAAGCACCAAGGAAAAGAGGGCAAACGAGAAACATCACGTTCAGGATTAATGTTAATGGATCATTGAAAGTTTATAAATGTTATAAAACTAAGTTGTGGGGTtatgaaagaaacaaagaatTAAACGATCTTGTGTACAAATTTACAAATAATTTCTGGAAAAACGGGTATAATCATATTGTTGATAGACTGGATTACAGTCGTGCGGCCAAACCCGTTAGGTTCACTAATGGGCTGAAGCAGTTAACCATatcaaaagatgaaaacGCTAGTGATGAGAAGACAGACAGCGAGGAGAATATgtcagaagaagagaaggaGAAAAACAACGTTATTCTGAACGACTTATTAAAGgagtttgattttgataagCCAATGCCTCTAAATGACTCCGACGAAGAGCACCTGGCAGAACAGGAGGGGAAAGAAGCAGATGCTCCAGAAGATGAGGACGTTGAACTGGAAAAAGTTTCCGAAGTAAATGttccagaagaagaggGCGCCCTACCAGAAGAGActtcaaacaaaaagaaagaacacCACGACGATGGACAAAAGGATCAAGAATTTATTCCAActttttccaaagaagtTGGTCAAGGTACAATAAGCAACACCGAGACATTAAGAAACATATTTAACCCAACCGAGACGGAATCTGTATCGCAATTCAAATTAATTGAAGATTCAGATAATGATATTGATCATGGGAAAGATGTTGACGTGAACGAGCAGGAGAAGGAAGTAAATAAATCTCACAGATCAGACGCCACATCTCCGTTATCGCAGACGTCTAAAGATAAGGATAATAAAAacttcttattttttcctcATTTGCAGTCGCCATTTTTAGTAGGGCAAACGCAACTGAGTAAAGTACGGGCTAGTGGGAAAGAAACAACACTATCGAACTGGGATGAGGAGTTTTGGGCTAACAGAGGTAATTGGACCCGTGATATGAGGCGCAAAATGAAAGATGCATTGAAGCACcgtaaaagaaaacaatcaaaaaaCGGGTTTCTTTTATAG
- the RIB4 gene encoding lumazine synthase RIB4 (similar to Saccharomyces cerevisiae RIB4 (YOL143C); ancestral locus Anc_3.7), with protein MAVKGLGKPDQVYDGSKIRVGIIHARWNRVIIDALVKGAIERMASLGVDEKNIIIETVPGSYELPWGTKRFVDKQAKLGEPLDVVIPIGVLIKGSTMHFEYISDSTTHALMSLQEKVDMPVIFGLLTCMTEEQALARAGIDEAHSMHNHGEDWGAAAVEMAVKFGKNAF; from the coding sequence ATGGCAGTCAAAGGATTAGGAAAACCAGATCAAGTTTACGATGGGTCCAAAATTAGAGTTGGAATTATTCACGCCCGTTGGAACCGTGTTATTATCGACGCCCTAGTGAAAGGTGCCATTGAAAGAATGGCTTCTCTCGGTGTCGATGAAAAGAACATAATAATTGAAACCGTTCCTGGATCTTACGAGCTGCCTTGGGGGACCAAGAGGTTTGTTGACAAACAGGCCAAGTTAGGGGAACCATTGGATGTTGTTATCCCTATCGGTGTTCTTATCAAAGGTAGTACTATGCACTTTGAATACATTTCAGATTCGACCACTCATGCATTGATGAGCCTACAGGAAAAGGTCGACATGCCCGTCATTTTTGGCCTTTTAACTTGTATGACTGAAGAACAAGCCCTGGCTAGAGCAGGCATCGATGAGGCACACTCCATGCACAACCATGGGGAAGACTGGGGCGCTGCCGCTGTGGAAATGGCTGTTAAATTTGGTAAAAATGCTTTCTAA
- the CTR9 gene encoding Ctr9p (similar to Saccharomyces cerevisiae CTR9 (YOL145C); ancestral locus Anc_3.5), with protein sequence MANAIKVEGYPSMEWPTSLDIPLKASEELVGIDLETDLPDDPTDLKTLLVEENSEKEHWLTIALAYCNHGKTNEGIKLIEMALDVFQNSERASLHTFLTWAHLNLAKRQSLSVETKEHELTQAELNLKDAIGFDPTWIGNMLATVELYYQRGHYDKALETSDLFVKSIHAEDHRSGRQSKPNCLFLLLRAKLLYQKKNYMAGLKIFQELLVINPVLQPDPRIGIGLCFWQLKDPKMAIKSWQRALQINPKNTSASILVLLGEFYDSLTNSTNDTTFKEAFSKALSDLNNIFSENQHNPVLLTLLQTYYYFKGDYQTVLNIYHHKILKMSSLIAKTVLSESSFWCGRAHYALGDYRKSFIMFQESLKKNEENLLAKLGLGQTQIKSNLLEESIITFENLYKTNENLQELNYILGMLYAGKAFDASAAKNTPSKEQTILNEKALKYLERYVKLALATKNQLIISRASLVMSQLYESQNQYKTSLDHLSKALEEMEFIKKEIPLEVLNNLACYHFINGDFAKADDFFKQAKARVSNTDNSVSITLEYNIARTNEKNECEKSESIYSQIISSHPTYIAARIRNLYLKFAQSEIDDSTMSTEMNNLLGVNKSDLEIRSFYGWYLKNSKERKNNEKSTSHNKETLVKYNSHDAYALISLANLYVTIARDGKKSRNPKEQEKSKHSYLKAIQLYQKVLQVDPFNIFAAQGVAIIFAESKRMGPALEILRKVRDSLDNEDVQLNLAHCYLEMREYGKAIENYELVLKKFENKNTRPHILNLLGRAWYARAIKERSVSFYQKALENAKTALDLFVKESYKSKFIPSVKFNIALLQFQIAETLRRSNPKFRTIQQIRDSLEGLKEGLELFKELNDLKEFNMIPKEELEQRIQLGETTMKSALERSLNEQEDFEKEQNAKIDEARKILEENELKEQERMKQEEVARRLKLEKQAEEYRRLQDEAQKLIQEREAMAISEHTVKDDSDLSEKDNEYDEEKPRQKRRRSTKTKNDDESKKRKAVKKTVSDSDEDEDDVVKKPSHNKGKKSQLSSEFIEDSDEEEAQMSGSEQNKKDDNDDIKDNDDNDGLF encoded by the coding sequence atgGCAAACGCAATTAAAGTCGAAGGGTACCCGTCTATGGAATGGCCCACTTCCTTAGATATCCCACTGAAGGCCTCGGAAGAATTGGTGGGCATCGATTTAGAAACCGATTTGCCGGATGATCCTACAGATTTGAAGACTTTACTAGTTGAGGAAAATTCTGAGAAGGAACATTGGTTGACCATTGCTCTTGCCTATTGCAATCATGGGAAAACCAACGAAGGTATTAAACTAATTGAAATGGCCTTAgatgtttttcaaaactctGAAAGAGCATCATTGCATACATTTTTAACCTGGGCGCATTTGAATTTAGCCAAGAGACAATCTCTTAGTGTGGAAACAAAAGAACATGAACTCACCCAAGCTGAATTAAATTTAAAGGATGCTATTGGATTTGACCCTACATGGATTGGTAATATGTTAGCCACAGTCGAGCTATATTACCAGCGTGGCCATTATGATAAGGCCTTGGAAACCTCAGACTTGTTTGTGAAGAGTATTCATGCCGAAGATCATAGGTCCGGTAGACAATCGAAACCcaattgtttatttttacttctAAGGGCAAAATTGTTAtaccaaaagaagaactatATGGCtggtttgaaaattttccaagaaTTACTGGTTATCAACCCTGTGCTACAACCGGATCCTCGTATTGGAATTGGTCTGTGCTTTTGGCAATTAAAGGATCCAAAAATGGCGATTAAATCGTGGCAAAGAGCTCTACAAATAAATCCAAAGAACACAAGTGCCTCAATATTGGTACTATTAGGTGAGTTTTATGACTCCTTAACCAATTCTACGAATGACACAACATTTAAGGAAGCCTTTTCGAAGGCATTGAGTGACTTgaacaatattttttccgAGAACCAGCATAATCCTGTTTTGTTAACCTTATTACAAACTTACTACTACTTTAAAGGCGATTATCAAACTGTTTTAAATATTTATCATCAcaaaatcttgaaaatgagCTCCTTAATAGCCAAAACTGTCCTATCTGAATCTTCATTTTGGTGCGGTAGGGCACATTATGCATTAGGTGATTATCGTAAATCCTTCATCATGTTTCAAgaaagtttaaaaaaaaatgaagaaaacttgCTGGCGAAATTAGGGCTGGGCCAGACTCAGATAAAAAGCAACTTATTGGAGGAAAGTATTattacttttgaaaatttataCAAGACAAATGAAAATCTACAGGAATTAAACTATATCCTGGGCATGCTTTATGCCGGTAAAGCCTTTGATGCTAGCGCTGCAAAAAACACCCCTTCCAAAGAACAAACCATTCTAAATGAAAAGGCTTTAAAGTATTTAGAAAGATACGTGAAATTAGCGCTTGCCacaaaaaatcaattaatTATCTCCAGAGCTTCTCTTGTTATGTCTCAACTTTATGAATCACAGAACCAATATAAAACTTCCTTAGATCATCTCTCCAAAGCTTTGGAGGAAATGGAattcatcaagaaagaaattccGTTGGAAGTACTCAATAATTTGGCTTGTTACCACTTCATTAACGGTGACTTCGCGAAAGCTGATGACTTTTTTAAACAAGCAAAGGCAAGAGTTAGTAATACAGACAATAGTGTCAGCATTACATTGGAATATAACATTGCTAGGACTAACGAGAAAAATGAATGCGAAAAATCGGAATCTATATATTCCCAGATTATATCTTCACACCCGACTTATATTGCAGcaagaataagaaatttGTACCTCAAATTTGCACAGTCAGAAATTGACGATTCGACTATGAGTACAGAAATGAATAATTTGTTAGGAGTGAACAAGTCAGATCTAGAGATTCGTTCATTTTATGGTTGGTACTTAAAAAATagcaaagaaagaaaaaacaacgAAAAGAGCACAAGTCATAACAAGGAAACCTTGGTGAAATATAATTCTCATGACGCTTATGCCCTAATCTCTTTAGCTAATCTATACGTAACTATTGCTAGAGATGGAAAAAAGTCGAGAAATCCAAaggaacaagaaaaatCGAAGCATTCTTATTTGAAAGCCATTCAATTATATCAGAAAGTCTTACAAGTCGATCCGTTCAATATATTTGCCGCTCAAGGTGTTGCAATCATTTTTGCAGAAAGTAAAAGGATGGGACCTGCTTTGGAGATTTTGAGGAAAGTAAGAGACTCTTTAGATAATGAAGATGTTCAATTGAATCTTGCACATTGCTATTTGGAAATGCGCGAATATGGTAAAGCCATTGAAAATTATGAActagttttgaaaaaattcgagaataaaaatacaagaCCGCATATTCTGAACTTATTGGGCAGAGCTTGGTATGCACGTGCTATTAAAGAAAGATCTGTAAGTTTTTACCAAAAAGCGTTAGAGAATGCTAAAACAGCTTTAGATCTTTTCGTTAAAGAGTCTTATAAAAGTAAGTTCATTCCTAGTGTTAAGTTTAATATAGCTTTGTTACAGTTTCAGATAGCAGAAACTTTAAGAAGATCAAATCCTAAATTTAGGACAATTCAGCAAATCAGGGATTCCTTGGAAGGTTTGAAAGAAGGTTTGGAACTGTTTAAAGAGTTGAATGacttgaaagaatttaatATGATTCCTAAGGAGGAATTGGAACAACGTATTCAATTGGGTGAGACCACCATGAAAAGTGCATTAGAACGTTCTTTGAATGAGcaagaagattttgaaaaagagcAGAACGCTAAAATTGATGAAGCACGTAAAATTCTGGAAGAAAACGaattaaaagaacaagaaagaatgaaacaagaagaggTAGCCAGACGTttgaaattggaaaaacaAGCGGAGGAGTACAGGAGATTGCAAGATGAAGCACAAAAGTTAATTCAAGAGCGTGAAGCCATGGCCATAAGTGAACACACTGTTAAGGACGATTCAGACCTTTCTGAAAAGGACAATGAATATGACGAAGAAAAGCCTagacaaaaaagaaggagatcaacaaaaacaaaaaatgatgatgaatccaaaaaaaggaaagctGTTAAAAAGACGGTCTCTGATAGcgacgaagatgaagatgatgtaGTGAAAAAGCCTTCTCATAATAAGGGGAAAAAATCACAATTATCGAGTGagtttattgaagatagtgatgaggaagaagcACAGATGAGTGGGTCggaacaaaacaaaaaagatgataatgatgacaTCAAAGATAATGACGACAACGATGGGTTGTTCTAA